A window from Dunckerocampus dactyliophorus isolate RoL2022-P2 chromosome 15, RoL_Ddac_1.1, whole genome shotgun sequence encodes these proteins:
- the LOC129195120 gene encoding putative uncharacterized protein DDB_G0282133 isoform X4: protein MVKSRKASLESKKMNSWKKMKRQVMDNNLNLNLNLNPNPKKKNLNLNPNPKKKNPNLNPNPKKKNLNLNPNPKKKNLNLNPNPNPNPKKKNLNLNLNLNPKKKNLNPNPNPKNLNLNPNPKNLNPNPKKKNQNLNPKKKNQNLNPNPKKNLNQNQNPNPNLKKNLNQNQNLNPKKKNQNQNPNPKKNLNQNLNLNLNLNLNPNPKKNLNLNLNPNPKKNLNLNLNLNPKKKNLNPNPKNLNLNPNPKNLNLNLNPNPKKNQNLNPKKKNQNLNLNPKKNLNQNPNLNQNQNLNLNPKKKNQNPNPKKNQNPNPKKNLNENLNPNLNLNLNPNPKNLNLNLNPNPNPNLNLNPNPKNLNLNPKNLNPNLNLNPNPNPKKKNLNPNPKKKNLNLNPNPKKKNLNLNPNPKKKNLNPNPKKNLNLNPKKNLNQNLNQNLNPKKNLNLNPKKNLNQNQNLDPKKNLNLNPNPKKKNLNPNPKKKNPNPKKKNLNLNPNQKKKNLNLNPNLKKKNLNPNPKKNLNQNLNPKKNLNLNLNQNPKKNLNLNLNQNLNPKNLNQNLNPKKNLNQNLNPKKKNLNLNPNPKKNLNLNPNPKKKNLNLNPKKNLNPNPKKNLNLNPNPNPKKNLNLNPKKNLNQNLNPKKNLNQNQNLNPKKNLKKNLNQNLNPNPKKNLNLNQNPKKNLNQNLNPKNLNQNQNLNPKKNQNQNLNPNPKKNQNLNPNPKKNLNLNPKKNLNLNLNQNLNPKKNLNQNLNPKKNLNLNPKKKNLNLNLNPKKNLNQNLNPKKKKKNLNPKKKKNPKKNLNLNPKKKKNPKKKNLNLNPKKKKNPKKKKNPKKKNLNPKKKNLNLNPKKKKNPKKKNLNLNPKKKKNPKMKNLNLNPKKKKNPKKNLNLNLNLNPKKNPKKKNLNLNPKKKKNQNLNLNPKKKKNLNPKKKNQNLNPKKKNQNLNPKKNLNQNLNPKKKKKNHNLNLNPKNQNLNLNPKKKKNQNLNPKKNLNQNLNPKKKKKKNLNPKKKKNLNPKKNQNLNQNLNPKKKKKNLNPKKKNLNPKKKNLNLNPKKKKNPKKKNLNLNPKKKKNPKMKNLNLNPKKKKNPKKNLNLNLNPKKKNPKKKNLNPKKKKKNQNLNLNPKKKKNLNPKKKNQNLNPKKKNQNLNPKKNLNQNLNPKKKKKNQNLNPKKKKNQNLNPKNLNQNLNPKKKKKKNLNPKKKKKNLNPKKNQNLNQNLNPKKKKKNLNPKKKKNPKKKKNPKKKNLNPKKKNLNLNPKKKKNPKKKNLNPKKKKNPKMKNLNLNPKKKKNPKKNLNLNLNLNPKKKNPKKNLNLNPKKKKKKNQNLNLNPKKKKNLNPKKKNQNLNPKKKNQNLNPKKNLNQNLNPKKKKKKKNQNLNLNPKNQNLNLNPKKKKNQNLNPKKNLNQNLNPKKKKNLNPKKKKKNLNPKKNQNLNQNLNPKKKKKNLNQNLNPKKNLNQNLNPKKNLNPKKKKKNQNLNPKKNLNQNLNPKKKKNLNPKKNQNLNQNLNPKKKKKNLNQNLNPKKNLNQNLNPKKNLNPKKKKKNLN, encoded by the exons ATGGTGAAGTCGAGGAAGGCCAGCCTGGAGAGCAAGAAGATGAACAgttggaagaagatgaagaggcAGGTGATGGACAacaacctgaacctgaacctgaacctgaac ccgaacccgaagaagaagaacctgaacctgaacccgaacccgaagaagaagaacccgaacctgaacccgaacccgaagaagaagaacctgaacctgaacccgaacccgaagaagaagaacctgaacctgaacccgaacccGAAcccgaacccgaagaagaagaacctgaacctgaacctgaacctgaacccgaagaagaagaacctgaacccgaacccGAACCCgaagaacctgaacctgaacccgaacccgaagaacctgaacccgaacccgaagaagaagaaccagaacctgaacccgaagaagaagaaccagaacctgaacccgaacccgaagaagaacctgaaccagaaccagaacccgAACCCGAACCtgaagaagaacctgaaccagaaccagaacctgaacccgaagaagaagaatcaGAACCAGAACCCGAACCCGAAAAAGAACCTGAAccagaacctgaacctgaacctgaacctgaacctgaacccgaacccgaagaagaacctgaacctgaacctgaacccgaacccgaagaagaacctgaacctgaacctgaacctgaacccgaagaagaagaacctgaacccgaacccgaagaacctgaacctgaacccgaacccgaagaacctgaacctgaacctgaacccgaacccgaagaagaaccagaacctgaacccaaagaagaagaaccagaacctgaacctgaacccgaagaagaacctGAATCAGAACCCGAACctgaaccagaaccagaacctgaacctgaacccgaagaagaagaaccagaacccgaacccgaagaagaaccaGAAcccgaacccgaagaagaacctgaacgagaacctgaacccgaacctgaacctgaacctgaacccgaacccgaagaacctgaacctgaacctgaacccgaacccGAACccgaacctgaacctgaacccgaacccgaagaacctgaacctgaacccgaagaacctgaacccgaacctgaacctgaacccgaacccgaacccgaagaagaagaacctgaacccgaacccgaagaagaagaacctgaacctgaacccgaacccgaagaagaagaacctgaacctgaacccgaacccgaagaagaagaacctgaacccgaacccgaagaagaacctgaacctgaacccgaagaagaacctgaaccagaacctgaaccagaacctgaacccgaagaagaacctgaacctgaacccgaagaagaacctgaaccagaaccagaacctggacccgaagaagaacctgaacctgaacccgaacccgaagaagaagaacctgaacccgaacccgaagaagaagaacccaaacccgaagaagaagaacctgaacctgaacccgaaccagaagaagaagaacctgaaTCTGAACCCGaacctgaagaagaagaacctgaacccgaacccgaagaagaacctgaaccagaacctgaacccgaagaagaacctgaacctgaacctgaaccagaacccgaagaagaacctgaacctgaacctgaaccagaacctgaacccgaagaacctgaaccagaacctgaacccgaagaagaacctgaaccagaacctgaacccgaagaagaagaacctgaacctgaacccgaacccgaagaagaacctgaacctgaacccgaacccgaagaagaagaacctgaacctgaacccgaagaagaacctgaacccgaacccgaagaagaacctgaacctgaacccgaacccgaacccgaagaagaacctgaacctgaacccgaagaagaacctgaaccagaacctgaacccgaagaagaacctgaaccagaaccagaacctgaacccgaagaagaacctgaagaagaacctgaaccagaacctgaacccgaacccgaagaagaacctgaacctgaaccagaacccgaagaagaacctgaaccagaacctgaacccgaagaacctgaaccagaaccagaacctgaacccgaagaagaaccagaaccagaacctgaacccgaacccgaagaagaaccagaacctgaacccgaacccgaagaagaacctgaacctgaacccgaagaagaacctgaacctgaacctgaaccagaacctgaacccgaagaagaacctgaaccagaacctgaacccgaagaagaacctgaacctgaacccgaagaagaagaacctgaacctgaacctgaacccgaagaagaacctgaaccagaacctgaacccgaagaagaagaagaagaacctgaacccgaagaagaagaagaacccgaagaagaacctgaacctgaacccgaagaagaagaagaacccgaagaagaagaacctgaacctgaacccgaagaagaagaagaacccgaagaagaagaagaacccgaagaagaagaacctgaacccgaagaagaagaacctgaacctgaacccgaagaagaagaagaacccgaagaagaagaacctgaacctgaacccgaagaagaagaagaacccgAAGATgaagaacctgaacctgaacccgaagaagaagaagaacccgaagaagaacctgaacctgaacctgaacctgaacccgaagaagaacccgaagaagaagaacctgaacctgaacccgaagaagaagaagaaccagaacctgaacctgaacccgaagaagaagaagaacctgaacccgaagaagaagaaccagaacctgaacccgaagaagaagaaccagaacctgaacccgaagaagaacctgaaccagaacctgaacccgaagaagaagaagaagaaccacaacctgaacctgaacccgaagaaccagaacctgaacctgaacccgaagaagaagaagaaccagaacctgaacccgaagaagaacctgaaccagaacctgaacccgaagaagaagaagaagaagaacctgaacccgaagaagaagaagaacctgaacccgaagaagaaccagaacctgaaccagaacctgaacccgaagaagaagaagaagaacctgaacccgaagaagaagaacctgaacccgaagaagaagaacctgaacctgaacccgaagaagaagaagaacccgaagaagaagaacctgaacctgaacccgaagaagaagaagaacccgAAGATgaagaacctgaacctgaacccgaagaagaagaagaacccgaagaagaacctgaacctgaacctgaacccgaagaagaagaacccgaagaagaagaacctgaacccgaagaagaagaagaagaaccagaacctgaacctgaacccgaagaagaagaagaacctgaacccgaagaagaagaaccagaacctgaacccgaagaagaagaaccagaacctgaacccgaagaagaacctgaaccagaacctgaacccgaagaagaagaagaagaaccagaacctgaacccgaagaagaagaagaaccagaacctgaacccgaagaacctgaaccagaacctgaacccgaagaagaagaagaagaagaacctgaacccgaagaagaagaagaagaacctgaacccgaagaagaaccagaacctgaaccagaacctgaacccgaagaagaagaagaagaacctgaacccgaagaagaagaagaacccgaagaagaagaagaacccgaagaagaagaacctgaacccgaagaagaagaacctgaacctgaacccgaagaagaagaagaacccgaagaagaagaacctgaacccgaagaagaagaagaacccgAAGATgaagaacctgaacctgaacccgaagaagaagaagaacccgaagaagaacctgaacctgaacctgaacctgaacccgaagaagaagaacccgaagaagaacctgaacctgaacccgaagaagaagaagaagaagaaccagaacctgaacctgaacccgaagaagaagaagaacctgaacccgaagaagaagaaccagaacctgaacccgaagaagaagaaccagaacctgaacccgaagaagaacctgaaccagaacctgaacccgaagaagaagaagaagaagaagaaccagaacctgaacctgaacccgaagaaccagaacctgaacctgaacccgaagaagaagaagaaccagaacctgaacccgaagaagaacctgaaccagaacctgaacccgaagaagaagaagaacctgaacccgaagaagaagaagaagaacctgaacccgaagaagaaccagaacctgaaccagaacctgaacccgaagaagaagaagaagaacctgaaccagaacctgaacccgaagaagaacctgaaccagaacctgaacccgaagaagaacctgaacccgaagaagaagaagaagaaccagaacctgaacccgaagaagaacctgaaccagaacctgaacccgaagaagaagaagaacctgaacccgaagaagaaccagaacctgaaccagaacctgaacccgaagaagaagaagaagaacctgaaccagaacctgaacccgaagaagaacctgaaccagaacctgaacccgaagaagaacctgaacccgaagaagaagaagaagaacctgaactag